The genomic DNA aattaattttaaagtCACAGAGTTTTTCAAACTTCTACTGCAGAGTCTTAGAACAAAATAATGTCTATTCCTGCTAGTTAACTTTAATGCCACCAGATTATTTTCTCTTTACTCACTTTCATCCTCAGTGGAGTGTGTTCCCTTTGTGAGGGAAATGTCAAGCTACAAAAACAATATGAAAACTAACATTATCTCCCAAAAGAGCTGATCATTAAACTGAAGCAAACTTGAAAGACATACCTTAAACTTATGTGGCAATGAACGCTCTAATTTCACCCTCAAGCATAATCCTGAGGAAAAAGGTATTGAACATATACACGTATCAACTATTAGAGAAATCTCTATACAGAGGCACTGGGTTGAGGTGTGGAAATTGGATTGTGTCAAACGACTTGTCCAAAGTAAATTGATCAATAATGGCACCTTAGAAAGCTTACTTTCCAACCTCCCTACAATCTACATGTAGCTTATTTACTTTATCAACTTCCTTGATACGACCACAAAAACTTTGTGCTACTGATCACTACATTTCTGATTTGATCCTTGCCAAAGAGGTTACAGCCAGGAACTTTGAAAAATAATcaactgcaatttttttttagtcacTTGGCAATGCTGGCGCAACCTCAAAAGGAAATGTTGCAAGCCTCAGTGGAGTCTCAAAAATAATATCAATGGGCAAGGAGACTCCACTGGCAGGGAGATGATGATGATCCCTGATGATCTGGAGACTTGTAATCTTGCTACAGTTGGTCTAAGAAATCcaagttgaaaaaattaattcactCCTCTGACCCCTAGTTATATTAGACATACATTTCAGTCTTACAGTATGGCAGCACCACTTTCATATGAACCTCATCATATGACCGGGTTCCCACTTAAGTAGCCTACAGCTCACTAATAGAGCATCAAGATTAGAGATTGGAAACCTAACATCTAATTAGTCTTTTAAGACTAAGTAGATGGTAGATTTCATACCataatattaatatattattatcaAGAGTCAGGACATTTAAATGAACATATATTTTACAGAAAGATGATACAAGGGAATTATCGCGAAAAGTCTAGCCATGCACATGTACTTGTTTTATCATGCGTTCGGGAAATCTCCTGTTTTCTCATCCACTGAATGCCAAAATTAATGTCATATGCCTTACCTATAAGAGTTGCAAGAGAACAGTGAGGGACAGTAGGAGTAAATTCTATCTTAATGTTGTATTCATCATTTCCAGTTTTATCAATTTTAATAAATTCTTCCTCAAGAACATTGAGCTCCTCAAGTGTCTGTGGTAACTCTGGGTCCTAGAATGCAATAAATGGAAAAAAGCAATCAAAGTTTTtgccaaaacaaaataatgcaGCATCACCAAGTCAAAAGCTGTTCACTATTAAGCCAATGGGCATGATTCAAAGCaacagaaaaagaaatacaGATGCTTCTGGTCCTTTCAAAAACTACTACTGTATGTTATCATCAGACATGAACCCTCACATAAACTCTAAAAATAGCATTTCCTTAAGTTTCATGGGTGTTTAGAGAGATTTctttcaaaagacaaaacacaGCAGCTTACTTACCCTAATATCTTTCACAAGATCtatgaaaaataaatgaaagatgTGTTATTTGTGAGCGAGTATCAACATAATCtggatttaaggtggctctaaccaGTTTCATGACTTTGATGAGACACTCTCTTTGAAAAGATTGGCACTACACACTGGTACCAAataaaacaccaataattgctgaGCCATATGCGgccattattgtgacgtaatacatGTAGGTTACCTTGGCAATTGGAAAGCCTAGCAGGAACACCCTATATTATGGCTTTAGttactcatatctcaaaaacaaactcagtgacccccattttttattgctggaaggtGATTAAAAGGCCAATTCTGTGCTGCAGAATCAGGGCCACCTTTAAAAAATCacagatttaaggtggctctgaaatcgctgtacagaattttttaaactctgCAGAAAGTTTGCAGAAATTAAGAGTAACAAAATGAGTAGTTGGAATTAAAAAATGATCAATTAAAATAACTAACATTTCTAACAAcattaattaaataaacaatCCTAAATCTTAAAATTTTGTAACAATTGGAACAGATTAATAAGCTACACATTACAAATGTAGATGTCATAAAGCATTCTTAAATTCATTCATTAACGATTGTCGGTGACCGCAATTCATCTGGTAAAGAGTTCCTCCACACATTGCCACCAGTAAAAGATGTAGGTTTTAAGGAAAAGTTTCTAGTTTTCTTACATTGGACAAGCTTGTTTGTGCCTCTTAAGTTCCTCACATTATTACGTAGGACAAACAAGTCACTCATATATGTGTAAATTATTCCAGTATAATATACCATTAACAGCTTTAACATTCGTATGGCAATGTCTTACATGCGACGATTAGACAAGGCCAGAAGTGATCTTCGTCATGAACGGGAACCTGGTTATTGTAAACACATTTTAAAGCTCTCACATTAAGCCTTTCAAGCTTCTGATTATCAGACTCACTACAGTTGCACAATTTCAATAACCCAAGATCTAACCGAAAAGAGTACTTTTAGCAGTCTGAAGCCCATGATAAATTCAGAGAAGGGCAGTAGTAGAAGAAACATGGTTGCCACAGCCACAGGATTTTAAATTCCCTGACGTTTCCCTGACATTTTCCTAACAAATGTAAAATTCCCCTGACCAActcaatttttaaaaatcacaaatTAGTCCTGGTAATAGCCTCCAACCTCCCATCCGTCCCATGCCCTCTGTTTCATTCACCTTGACATTGACAGCTCAGACTCTTGATTACACAAAAAAATCGTTGAGTTGGCAATAAATCATATAGTACTATTAAAATTTCAAAGCTCAAAGACTTAAATTTTCCCTGACTCAGAGTGAGATTCCCTGACATTTCCTGACATGAAAAAATGGGGATGCCCAGGCTCCTTCCATTTTCGACCTCTGGTAATTTTTTACTGCCTTCTCCTAATAATTCCTGAGCATGTTGAAGGTATTTTGCACTAATTCAGAGAGGAAATAAATCatttcttcttctcctccttcACATAGAAGGGATCCACATAAAGGAACATAATAACTTTTCAATATTGATCATAAAAATTTGTATTATTGATCAAGTTGACCAGTACTGATTTTGCAATAGAGAAGAAGGTACATCAGGGGACAAGTTGTTTCGTGAAAGGGATAGCTATGTAGAAGTGGGCAGGGACTATGAGCATCAGCTATGTGTAAGTCGACAGTTCAacaaattaaggacgttcgcaccaattgtttctgcgcatccttactgcgcacgcaaatgcacacgccacgtcatacacgagcgcgcgcgctaagtaataaaatgagaaatggtagggcaaaaggccattgctatagctttgcctggatttaacggtcttggacgttcggtgaccccaatttttctttccagaaacggattttatttacaattatctccacgttgtccaaaaatgaacaaaaaatcaatgtgggaagttaaaaaaatttcaagatttctgctcacgggacatcaaatcctgccatcttgcggcggcaaggcgcgtgaaactgtggtctctaaatgcgaacttgatctttaaggaacctcaccagttgactaaattcacttaataagtccacttaaacaatatttggcagagaagatttcacttcaaacatttaattgcaatatatttgggtttacagacactagccttattcgctaacgaagcccgattttgtcacattttgggtgtttttccgggcatgttctctccaaaacgaagtcggtgaccccccattttttttacatttctgacataactaactcatcatcttacaatGGTAAacgtttcagaaaaaaatcaatgttgaaaaattttcgcgcgaacgtccttaaaggacCATTATTCAAGGAATGATATATTCAGATGTATTCAGTAGTTCACAACATGAGCTCTCTATCAAAGCCAAATATTACATTTATTCCTGAAAATTATTGAGAAAttgaaattcaatttcaataACGAGCTTACACAACTTAACTTTTAAGCTGAAATAATGGCcaaatttatactagagacgaatAACTCGTCTTTGATGGATATTTCATCTGCAATTCGTCTAGTATAGAGATCAATAAATCCAGACTGTGTTAAGGTGAATTATGGACCAAAATTCGTGTTCGATTGATTCGTCTGTCAGCGTGTCTGTAATCAGCTGAAGATAAATTTTGGTCCATAAACACCC from Montipora capricornis isolate CH-2021 chromosome 2, ASM3666992v2, whole genome shotgun sequence includes the following:
- the LOC138038986 gene encoding cytosolic iron-sulfur assembly component 2A-like → MSEDKQSSTNTENSLDNLILVQEVFDLVKDIRDPELPQTLEELNVLEEEFIKIDKTGNDEYNIKIEFTPTVPHCSLATLIGLCLRVKLERSLPHKFKLDISLTKGTHSTEDEINKQINDKERIAAAMENPSLKKIVEECISDAS